In Phyllopteryx taeniolatus isolate TA_2022b chromosome 22, UOR_Ptae_1.2, whole genome shotgun sequence, the DNA window CTTTTCATAAAACCTGGGACATGACTTGGGTCTgttttagacacacacacaaatgtttttgttttttttactttttcctcGCTGGGTCTTGACTTGGTTCTTGAAACAGCTCTTGACATTTTCTTGACAGAATCTTCATGTGGTTCTGTACTTATTGTTTACATGATTCGTGACATAGatcttgatttgatttttttcactgttttttgaCTTTGTCATTGACGTGATTCTTGACGTCATTCTGTATGTGGTTCTAGACATGGATCTTGACTTGATTCTTGACTTAATTCTGTATATTGTTCAAGACATGGATCTTGacttattttttactttgttttgtaCATCGTTCAAGACATacatcttgactttttttttggttcttgaTTTGGTTCTTGACTTTGTTCTGTATGTGGGTCTCGACTTGATTCACTACATGCTTCGAGacatggatctttttttttttttttagttggttCTTGATGTTGTTCTTGACTTCATTCTGTACGTGGTTCTATACATGGATCTTGGCTTGTACCTTTTTTTACTTGGTTATTGACTTCATTCTAAACATGTATCTTGTCTTGGGTTTTTTTGGTTCTTGAATTTTGTCCATACGTGACGTGGTTCTCGACATGGGTCTTGAATTGGTTTTTGACTTGTTAGTGGGGTTCCTGACTGGTTCTGACTTGTTTTTTACATGGACTTTGAGTGGTTCTTGACCAAAGTCATCTGTCTTCCCGCAGCCGAAGGCATATGCTCTGAATCACTCCACGGCGTACGGCGGCCGTGATGCAGTGAAGGTGCTTCTGTCTCTGCTGGATGAAGAAGCAGTGACGACACCCTGCGCCAACAAGGCCGACCTGCTGTCTGAGGACCAGCCTGTACTCAATGGGAGCGAGGGCACATCGGTTCTCACCTTGTTCAGGTTCATCAAACGTCATACAACAGCAACTACATGGTAACCAGACAACTAATCTTgtgccccccctcccctcctcagATCTCCTGAAATGTCCACTGGATCTGCTCCAGAACCCCTAAAGAAGAAAGTCCGGAGCCACCTGGACCTGCTCAAGTCGAAGGTAACGTGGCAATCTGAGCCACATCAAATTAAATCAGACGGCCAAATAATGTCTTTACATCCTATCATTTCTCCCCACGCTTATTTGTGCTTCGCCCGAGTAACTTGCAAGTTACCAGCTGAGCGTTTGCACAGCTGCGTCTTCGCTTTCCACCGTCCACTGGCATGAACGCACCTACTGGAGAGGGTGGTAGGGAGCGAGAGGGTTCGGGGGGTTCAAAGCCCACCAATAGATGCTGCGCCATCGGAGCGTTTGCTTACGGCGCACAAAGTAACACTGAGAGCACGCTGAGGATCCGATATTCAATCTTCCTTCCCCTCGGCCTCCGTTATTGCTCCTGGCAGCCGCACGCTTGTtgcctgctaattagcattcCCGCTAGTCCTTTCGCTTCCCTCAATCTCTGCATTGACTGTAGACCGTAAACGAGGCTACGCAaaattgacatggcaacaacagaggctgaaatctaattggaccaaaacaaaacaaaaaaaaaatcaaacatgctcaTAAattggaagcagtgcagccaagaggaATGCTACTAAATGAATACATTGTAGACTGGGCTCTGCAGTTTGACATACACTTAACACCCCTGTATTAgaacatgaatttgaattgtTGCAGCTGGAAtgagtttttatttcaaaactatCCGTGTTCATGCTGGCACAGCGGCCGTGTGAACGTCTACAGAACACCAAACGTATGCTAAACACATTTTGCTCCTTGATGTGATGCCGCGAGCAGATGTCATCTGACTTAGCCTTCCTCTCGTAGCAGTCCCTGGGCGTCTAGCCGCTTCCTCAACTTCTGCTTGGCGGCCGTTTTTTTGGGATGGAGACTCCAAATGTTTCCGCATTGTCTGTCTTAGCAGCACATCAACAGACATTCGCTTCCTGTTTTGAGGGCCAAAAACTTGAGGGGAAACTGCATGCGAAAGTGTCTCTTGCCAACTTTTGATTCGCACTAAGCTTCTGGTAGCCTGGCTGCAACCTTGAAGTCGCTATTATAGTATTCTGACAATTGTTTTTACTTGTTGTTTGCTTTGGCCTGGACCTGGTTCTTGACTGGCCTTGACCTGACTCTAGACCAGGGTGTTGACATAGTTGTTGACTCATCTTGTCTGGGTCTTGACCTGGCTCCTGACCAACCAGGGTttgacatacactatattgccaaaagtattcgctcacctgccttaaGTCGCATGAACTTAAGATACATCCCATTCATTATCCATAGAGTTAACTATGACGTCGGTCCACCATTTACAGCTACATCAGCTTAAACTCTTCTAGGAAGGCTTTCCACAAAGTTTAGGAGTCTGTTTACAGGaattttagacaatttttccagaagcgcatttgtgaggtcacagactgatgttggacgagaaggcctggctctcagtctcgaCTCTAAttcatctcaaaggtgttctatccTGTTGATGTCAGCACTCTGTTGAGGTGAGTCAAGTTCAtctacaccaaactctctcGTCCATGTATTTAATGACCTTGCTTTGTCCCCTGGTGCACAGGCttgttagaaatggaagaactgttcccacaaagttgggagcatggaattctccaaaatattggctcctTAGTTCCAAGGCAAGGAGCTGTGAaggattcagcataccaagaccTTTTGAACAATACATTGCTCccgactttgtgggaacagtctggggatggccccttcctgtttcaacatgactgtgcaccaatgcacaaagcaaggtccatataaagacatggatgagagagtttggcaTGGATGAACTCTACTACAGGACATAGCCCTTGACTGATCTTGACCAGGCTTTTGACATTGCACTTGACTCATCTTTACTTAGGTCTTGACTTGGCCTTGACCAGGGTCTTGATTTGGTCTTGACTGATCTTGACTTGGGGTCTGACCTGGCTGTTGACCAGGGTCTTGACTGATCTTGAACAGACCTTTGACCAATCTTTACTTTGGTGTTGACATAGCTCTTGACTGTTCTTGACTTGAATCTTGACCTAGGTCTTGACTCGGCATTTGACCTGGCTCTTGCCCAGGGTCTTGACTTAGGTCTTGACCCGGCTCTTGACTTTGCGCTGTACGATTTTTGAGGACTTggtttttgactgtttttcaaCTTGGTTCTTGAATTAACTCATCAGATTCTGGTATCCAGGCTGTCGTTGTGGTAACAGTTGCCACCATACAGTACGTGGACTGTAATCTAGAAATGAACATCTGTTTGATTTTCAATGCAAACTAGCAGTGGATAGGCCATCATTCAAAATAGgtgaaaattcaaaaaaaagctgtttggAGCCCAGAAAAGGACAAAGTGTTCAACCTTTGACTGTGTTGGCCAAAAATCCCAATAAAAGCTCAAGGATTAAAGAAAAGGGGTCCAAATGTCATATAAtgagatttgtttttcattccaATCTGCTCAAGGTAGGACACAGAGTCATCCGATCCCAGTTTGCCTGCACCTACATAGACGAGGAAGAACCGCCTCTCAATCGCGTTCTGGACTTCTCGAGCCCGAGCCAAGTGCCCACCTGTGTGCACCCGGGACCCAAACCCAAAAGCGCAGCACCGGCCTCAGGTAAATGGCTTCAGTAATTTATTTTGCAGACCGTTTTTTGACATTAGCGTCCAGTTTACAGTCTTTACTGACCCAATTTTTCTTACAGCCGAAATTAGTGAAATCATCCTCGCACTGGATCCCAAGAGAGGGAACGCCAACCCGGTCCGAGCTCCAGGTTCGGACAACGCAGCCAAGAAGACGACAAAGAAGAGGAAGCAGGCGGTTGTGGAAAAGGAGAACGAGCCACTGGAGAAGAAGCGGCCGCCGATGAAAACAAGCGTAAAAACCGCCACCAgaaccaagaagaagaagatgatcgCAGGACAAGCAATACTGACCAGCTTCTTCAGAGTCTGAATACACTCCTTTTTGGGTACTGTTTATATATCTTATGTGGCAAgtgtgaaaatgtacaaaaatgtaataaaatgtgctttttaaaaacaaaaacaaaatcacacagCACACTGTGTTCTTAGGGGGGGTGTGACCCATTgagctttattttgaaattcaggcCCAACAATGTAAAGTTTGGGTTTGTGAAGAATATGAACAAAAAGATAATcagcttttttttggtcacgCTTGCTGGAGAAAGGTGGATTTTGGAGTATTTTTGGGTGTTTCTGTTTACTTGGTATAGGGAAAAAGTATCTCCAATTCGACTTGTTTTGAAATTCAGATCAAAACAGTACAGTTTCATGTGCAAAAGCTTTCCATACACGCACCACCAATGACAACCCACAGAGagaaaatgtgagaaaaaaatagtttgtcaCTTACAAGCTTAAGAGGCCATTATTCCTTTattgtcgggggggggggggcaaaggtTGATCCACTAAGCGTTATTTTGAAAGGATGAAACCACACTGTAAATATAATGCagaattcattttaaataaagttttattttgttttacacactGTTTGTCTCATTGGATGCTTGAAGAAGTCAGGTGGTGTTTATGTCCTTCCCCAGCAGGGTCTGTACACTCGTCCGATCATACACCGCAACACTGTATGGACAGAACACATACATGCAGGAAGTATGTTGAGAGGAATGTTTACTGATTGGTGGAGAGTATTTCCGGGTACTCACCATCAATGTCTGTGTCCCTGCGGTCGATTCTCTTCTCCACAGCCGGATTGTAGCTCCAGCGTGGCTCGTCCATCACAGGAAGTCGGTGGTTGAGCCCCCGAAAACGCATTCCTCTCTGCCTCATGTCCTGCAGGGAAGGAATTTGTGAGGATGTTCTTCCACATTAAATGTCAGTGGACaaagatttttacatttttcttgataactTTAGAGCCCCTTTACAAAGCACATATGGCATTTCAAAGTGAtcatacagcagttaaatcgctaaatatgatgcagaatgcgccttctgcctTTTGCACCCCGcaccttccggtcttcgtctctttccggcgctgtgacgtcacacaagtcAAACATCCTGGTCATTCGGCGTTgtatgctgttgttcccgtccttgtatatttgttgtcgcatgatttaacgatgtcacgatggtttattgtgtggcattcggttgtacaaatggttcaggcagcggcaagagtttttcttgggctttccaagtgaagaaggaatacgtgacctTTGGATAGCGAAAGTCACTTGACAAGGGAAGAAACGtgctcagctatgggtgccgagcaagcattccaaactgtgctgatcacctcgaaccggcgtgttttgagaaagactgagcagaaagcattggatacacaggtgtagttaggcagaggctgaaaccagctgcggtgccaagtGTTTTTCCTACCACCATCGGGACCTCCAcagccagcaagagaactagaTCTCGCAGTAGCGacgcggcgcagacaagaggtgatgctttccttgtatatacctacaaCTCTATTATGGTTAGTATGCACTgcggaaaaaaagacccacgcagtccttttcagtactgtcgtctgtacttttgcctatatgacaagccaacagacacggcaaagactttgtgtgtggcgtgttataacgcaactcgGGCGAGGGGCGCACAATAAGTAGGAATACTGCATattatgtaaaagcttgtgccgtgtcactgaaacatataggaatatataatacgtatatttgtgctaaaaaatattggtacccctggggtggcattatttcaagccatgagtgtataaaaagacgTGCATTTGACATAGCGTCACatggagccagtggccacttattttaataatagaTAACTTAtacctaatttaaaaaaaaaatacctttttgACCTCAGAAGCTACAACAAAATATGTTGGTGTGATGCACCACTGCAAAATCcaagcacaataataatcatattacTCACGAGCGCAGACTTCTTTTTCTGACACTTACCGCCAACAGCACGACTTTGGGGCTCCCGTCTTCATCCGTGACGTCCCACATCGAGTTCCTCCTGAGGACGGCGGCGTTCTCGTCCCCCGGCAGCGCGCTCGGCTCATCCTTGTCGGCGTCTTGCCCGGCAACCAATCGTCCGCTGAGCCCcgagagcagcagcagcatgagaACGACTCGGTGGAAGGAGGACATGCTGTCACCTGGACACCGATGCGGCTCAGACGGGTTTTTATAGGCCGTCGCCGAGGAGCATCACGGCTCTTCAGATGATGGTTTAAGGTCACCCAGCGGTGTCAGACTTCCTTTGATCGGCTACTGAATGGAGTCATTTTGTCTCTTTGCGCAATTGTATTAGGGTTCAGGAGCAGGTTAGAGGTCAGGGCTTCATTATGAAGCTTAAAACGCTGTATACCAAGCCACCCATCAGGCCTTCCTCCACATCACAGCCATGCAGAATCACGAATAATAACAATGCAGCCTACTCACATTTTTCTGTAGAACTTGCAGTAACTAAAGCTATAGGCTGCAAAATGCCCCAATTCAAGCCTTTCTGTGTATTTTTCTGCTCTTTCTGGAAGACTTCAGTAGAGGGCCTGGCAGGCAGGCAGTAGAGGTTCCCAGGTGTGGTCaacttctcaagatgatgcagagaaaggtctGGATTGAGATAAATAGCTGTGTTGGAGCTGCTGGAACTATCGTTGAAATTGAGTTCCAGGGCAATTTACTGGGGCTAAAAGAAGACTCTGCTAGAAAGGTGTCGTACTTCCACGTGGTCGAGGAACCGTTTAGGGTTCCTGGAACGTAAATTCCGTTCCTAGGTAATTTATCAGGGCTAAGAAACACTTTGTTCTTGGTATGTGCAGTGCCTGGAGCCAAAGCCAGATTTACACCTAAAGTTCACAGTATTAGTTCTTTATGATGTTGTTTCTTAAATTAAAGCCCTATTTCCATCTAAAGTTCAGAGGAAGTTTTAGTTCTTGGTACTTGGATATTGAAACTACAGCTGCATTTTCACCTCAAGCTCCAGGATCTTTTAGTTCTTCATACTTGTAGTTTTAGGAACTAATAGCACATTTCCATCTAAAGTTCGAGAAACTTTTATTCTTGGTCCTGTCCCCAAAGCCGCATTTACACCTAAAGTTACAAGAACTTTTAGTTCTTTCTACTTGTAGTTCCGGAAACCACAGCCCCATTTCCAGGATTTTCCATGAAGTctcagtttttttctatttgtagATCCTGTACTTACAGCTACGTTTTCACCTAAAGTTCAAGGAACCTTTATTTCTTGATGCTGTAGTTTCTGGAAGTTTTAGTTCTTGGTACTTGTAAGAACTGAAACCACAGCTGCCTTTCCACCTAAAGCTCCAGGATGGTTTAGTTCTTGGTTCATGTAACTCATGGAACCAAAGCCAATTCTTTAACTAAAATTCCAGAAGGTTTTAGTTCCTGGtaattttatttcatcaaacCAAAACTGAATTTTCACCTAAAGTCGAGTTTCAGTTTTTGGTACACGTAGCTCCTGGAACCAAAGCTGCATTACTACCTAAAGTTCCAggaatatttaaataaattcagACAGTTCTTTTAGTCCAAACACATTGTGGTCCTCCAAAAGTTCCTAGAAAAgctcatttgttcacattttcatcaatcacagcaaaccTCAAAAGTGTGACATCAGCAACGGTCTTCCTCTTCGTCGTCTCCTTCTCTTACAAGAGAGGAGAACGGCATTAAGTATGCCTTGCGGTTTCTTGTGGGTTGCCCCCGAGAAGAGCCCCCGCACTTTCCTGGAAACAATGCAGCTGATGAGGACCTCTCCAAGGAAAACAAGGATTTGACATCATGGCTTCTTCAAGCTCACAGCTGAGCCAGCACCAGGGAGCCTCAGTGAATTTCCACTGTGGACTGACACTTGAAAAACGGGACAATCGCTCGGTAGTTTTTTTCCATAAGCGCTAATATTCCAGCGTCGGTGCAGGCGATGAATGCACTTGCTGAATAATGACACActtctgacatttgacacatgcATTCGTCCATCCTTCCATAGCTACCCCCTCATCCATCTTTGTTCTATCCATACTGATATTCCAATGTGTTCATCCTCCATACCTACTCGTCTGTCCCTTCCAATAAGGTATCTTTAAGCACCTACTTATCTAGACAGACATACCTATTCGCTCTCGAGCACTTCTTACCTACCTAGCCATCTGGACATACGTATTCTATCTCCCCGTAATCTACCAATCCATCCGTACCTACCTCTATCTCATTCTATCCTCATCGACCATCCCATTTACATGGCTAAAAATGGGGGTAACCCTTTCTCTAGATCAGAATGACTCTGGGCCCTGCTCAGATTTCGGATTCATCAATtaccaaaaatatacagtatggcaGGAGTTGAAAAGTAACGTCTCGAGAACGGTCCTGACCAGGTTCTGCATCTGGCGCAGACTAAAGATCACGTGTCTTCCGGTGATGTCATCACATCCTGTATGAGTGGGGCACGAATGACCTTTATCCTCATCTACCAGTCCATCCGTATCGTTATCCGATCTATAACAACCCATCTGCCCACGACAACATTATCTTTCTACACTTATCTTTCTGGCTATGCCTCCCGACCTACCGATCACTCTGCCCATACTTAACCAAACGTTCTATTGTTCTACCAGACAAATTCGGTCAGATCTCGGTGATAGTGACACGAGGTTGTGTTGAGGCCTTCCCATCACCTCCAATGAACACGTTGCAAGCTTGCAGACTACCACAGGGTCATTAGGTCCACATCATTGATTCCCAGGATGAAATAACATCCAGGATGGCAGCGGGAAAGAAGAAGTAGCGGagagggttggggggggggggggggggcgtgtgcCAGTCTACCGCCTGTCCGCCGGCCAACTCTTCAAGGTTTTATATTTGGGGGGTGGGCGGGTGTTGTCCTGCACCGATTGACTCCGAGCgtcgcccccccacccccaaaaagcGCTGACTTGGCAGCTCCGGCCGGCGGGAGCCGCCACGCCCCGCCGCTCTGTGTGCCTTGGCAGAAGCCGTCACCTCTTGGGAAGTATCGCTCGCAGCGGCGGCGCTTTCAAGGCACCGCGGCGCGGCGGCTCAAATTACGGCTGCTCCGTCTGGAGGCCGGCAAACACGCTTTAACGTGCGCCTTGCATAATCCCCTTTGCGACGGGCTTCGTACAACACCACTGAACTCAAGAAATAatgatattaataataacaatcacaataatgatgataataacgTGATGAGAGCCGGACAGGCAGGTGAGGCTCTCTGTGGACTGGAGAGAGCAGCGTGGTAAATTTCCCAAGATGATgcatttcttttcttccttatttacttccctccttccctccatTATCAcccttctttccttcttttgttCATCCCTTATTTCCAtccttcattcatttttctttccattttcttttctcatcCCTTTACAGTAGTTCATTCTATCTTTCCTTATTTCCTTCCATCTTTCCTACATTCCTTCTTCACTCATTTCTTTCACCTTCCtcccttctttctttccttccttctgacctactttccttccttccttttcatCCTCCCTTCTTTCATTCCAACTGTCCTCCTTTAGTTCTTTCCTCCCTTTTGTCCCCTACCTTCCTACCATCTCTCCCtcttcccttccttccttctgtcCACCTTCTTTCATTTGTTCCTTCATTCTTGCCTTATTTACATCTTCCTTCCCGTGTTCCAAACTTCTTTCCTTCCATCCTCCATCCAAGGTGCCCTTCATGATAGGTGTTTTGAAACTGAGTATCTATTTTAGTATCACtgagacaaaaatgtcataatattGCTACtgggaaagtagtaattggtattttttttttttacaggttgcAAAGCAGCGAAGAAAGCTCCACACACTCTCTGTGATTGTTAAGTGATTTATTCAGCAGGAATGGTGAACAATTtgtcactttttcatttttactacaGAAGGCAACCGAGCGCCGCGAGTATAACGCGGCGTTGTCTTCGTCGTCGTGTTTGAACAATTTGCAGTGACAATTGTCAACATGGGGTCAATTTCTAGTCCAAAAAGTCTTTGGCTTGTACGGCGTTTTTGACCAAAAGTATTTGAAACGCTCAAATGACATTTAGTTCATGCAGAGATCTGTTGACTCAAACACATTACATGTAAAATACCATAGTGTGGACTAAGTGAAACTACGTAACTACTATGTTCATTCAACACACTTCAGCCATCTCAAACTTTGTGCTAAGCTaggctattttttgtgttgaataacATTTGGATGTTATTGTAGTCTCACTTAAAATACACAACTTTAATTAGGTAAAACCTTTGTAGCATAGCAGGCTATCTCAGAGCATTAGCGGGGGGTCATTTCACTTCACAGTATTTTTTGTGGAGcagtttttcaatttttttggggcTTTCAGGGCTCTCGAGCGTCAatctaataatttaaaaacagtagAAAACAAAATAGCATTTCCGCCGCTATCTGCTCTTTTTGAAGTTGCGTTCACAGATCTCGCCACAATTAAACAAAGACAGTTCCACGGGCGGCCACTAGGCTGTGCAAAAGCgaaggtcccccccccccccccccccccgtcatcACAAAGTAGCACCATTATACAGTGGACACTTTTTCTTATAAGAAATAGTAATGCGTAGATAATAACATACGTGTTTAGGATTATACGCAGGCGGAGCGATATGGATGACAATgatgagtttgtgtgtttattctgtgtgtgtgtgtgtgtgtgcacgtgtgtcgGACCCAACACAAATCATTAATTCCGCGCAAGTGGCCTTGAACGCCGCCCCCTTTTCAGCTCACTTTCGGGCCCGACCTGGCTGTTGACAAGAATCCAATTTGGCTGCCGTTTTTGCGTGTTTGCCTTCTGCTTGCACCCGCCCAAACGCACTTTGAATCCGCAGGCGACCGATTTCTGACAAGCACCGTAAAAGGAGAATATTTCACTTCGGCTCCTGTGTTACACAGCCGGATTCTTTTTTTtcgttctttttctttttttctaaacaaCAACAAGGGAGATGCGAGTGCAGTATGGCTGTaaattttcttttaatgcagtggttctcaaactggggtgcctggacaaaaacatttgcaatgtataatgttgtatcatttaaaaaagtgcataGCTACATATGGGGGTGCAAACTTTAACACTTTCACATAATCATATAAATCAGACATCCTTGCCTAAATGAaatcctttttgttttaaacaaaaaggCACATTATTACAGAAAttgtcccattttttttttgcggaagTATATTTTTTAGAACATAGTCCtacttttaagaaaataaagcCATCTTCATCTGGATAAAAGGTGTTTTATTATgagaaataagtatttttttttattccattgaTAGAATATGACATTTTCCCTTTAACATCATAATGTtatgacttccatccatccattttctgagccgcttatcctcactcgggtcgcgggcgtgccggagcctatcccagctatcatcgggcaggaggcggggtacaccctgaactggttgccagcccatcgcagggcacatataaacaaacaaccattcgcactcacattcacacctacgggcaatttagagttgtcaattaacctagcatgcatgtttttgggatgtgggaggaaaccggagtgcccggagaaaacccacgcaggcacggggagaacatgcaaactccacacaggcggggccggggattgaagccaggtcctcagaactgtgaggctgacgctctaaccagtcaggcaccgtgccgcctaatgttatgactttatcttggaaaataatactttaatctaaaaaaaaaaaaaaactgtcttttTAACTGGCAAAAATGTCGTTGATttattcatagttttttttttgtcacttgttTACTTTCCAAGTCCAGTCTTGAGATGCAGTGAAATTTCATTGTATGCTGAC includes these proteins:
- the pmch gene encoding pro-MCH, whose product is MSSFHRVVLMLLLLSGLSGRLVAGQDADKDEPSALPGDENAAVLRRNSMWDVTDEDGSPKVVLLADMRQRGMRFRGLNHRLPVMDEPRWSYNPAVEKRIDRRDTDIDVLRCMIGRVYRPCWGRT